The nucleotide sequence GCCGAGGCGCAGGCCGCCAACAGATCGGCCGCCAGCGGCAGATGACGTACCGCCTCGTCCTCGTCCCCCGCCGGGGAAGGTCCGCGCATCGACGCCCGCCGCACCCAGGCGGCCACCAGGGCCCCGGCCGGCAGTCCGCCGATCGCCCCGAACAGCACCCAGCCGAGCCCGGCCGCCCCGAGCGGCGCCACCCAGCGACCCACCCGTCCCAGCGGGCCGGACCTGCCCTTCGGCGACCGGGGCGCCGGGGCCCGAACCGAAGCCGGGCCCGGGAGCAGGGTTCTCACCCGCCGCCGCATCCCGCGTACCCGCCTGGCCCGCACCAGTTCCCGGACCCCCTGCGCGCAGCCGATCACCGCCGCGGCCGCGAGTGCGCCGCGCTCCGCGTGCTCGATCACTCCCGCTCCCCTCCCCGTACGATCCGCGCCGCCCACCACAGCCCGGCCGCCTCCAGCGCGCCGCCCACGACGAGGCAGCCCAGGCCCGCCGGCGTGTGCAGCAGCACCCGCAGCGGGTCCGCGCCCAGCGCCGCGCCAAGGGCGACACCGGCCAGCGGGAGGACCGCGAGGACCGCCACCGTCGCCCAGGCGCCCGCCAGTTCGGCGCGCAGCCGCTCCCGCTGCTCCCGGTGGTCCCGCAGGGCCGCTTCGAGCCGGTCCAGTCCCGCGGCCAGGCCCGCGCCGCCGTCGACGGCCACCTGCCAGCACGCCGCCATGCCCGCGAGCCCGTCCGCGCCGTCCTGGTCCGCCGCCTTCCGCAGGGCCTCCGGCACGTCGCCGCCGAACCGGGCCGCCGCGAGGACCGCGGCCTCCTCCGCGCCCAGCGCGCCCGTCTCCCGGGCCGCGAACGACAGGGCCTGCGCGGGCTGCCATCCGGCCCTCAGCTCGCCGACGACCGCCCCGCACAGGGACACCACCCGCTCGGCCCGCGCCTCGCGTGCCCTCCGGCGCTCGGCCGCCCGCAGCCGCCGCTCCACCAGCGGCACAGCGAGCGCGCCCGCCACCAGCGGCAGCGGCGACGCGCCCAGCAGGGCGAGGGCCCCCGCCGCCGGCAGACACAGCCAGGCCCGCCGGGACCGCAGCACCGCCCACCAGCCCGCGACCACCGCCGGCCGGCCGGCCCGTCGACGGTCGAGAAGACCACGGAGATCACCGAACCCACGGGCCCGACCGACACCGCGGACCCCACGAGCACTGTCGACCCCACGGGCACCTGCTCCCGCCGCGTCGGCGAGGGTGAGCAGCGCCCGTGCCCTGCCGGCTCCTCGCTGCCGCTCGGCCGCCCACCTCAGCGCCAGCACCGCGCAGGCCACCCAGACCACTTGGGCCACGGCGTGGGCGTGCGGCAACCGCTCCGTCATCACGACCCCCCTCCGATCAGCGCCTTCAGCCGCTCCCAGCCCCGCTCCCGCGTGAAGCCGGCCGTGCCCCACCGCAGCGCGGGAACCGTCCGCACCAGACCGTCCCGGTCCCGCTCCAGCACGTGCGCCTCGGCGATCCGCCGCCGCCCGTCCCGGTCCCGCGCCAGGTGGAGCACGACGGACAGACCCGCCCCCAACTGGCTGTGCAGGGCGGCCCGATCGAGCCCGGCCGCCGTTCCCAGGGCTTCGAGCCGGGCCGGTACGTCCGCCGCCGTGTTGGCGTGGACCGTCCCCGAGCCGCCTTCGTGGCCGGTGTTGAGAGCGGCCAGCAGGTCGACGGCCTCCCCGCCCCTGACCTCGCCGACCACCAGCCGGTCCGGCCGCATCCTCAGCGCCTGCCTGACCAGGTCCCGAAGGGTCACGAGTCCGGCGCCCTCCTGGTTCGCCGGGCGCGCCTCCAGGCGCACCACGTGCGGATGGTCGGGCCGGAGCTCCGCCGAGTCCTCGGCGAGGACGATCCGCTCCCGCTCGCCGACCAGTCCGAGCAGGGAGGCGAGCAGCGTGGTCTTCCCCGTGCCGGTCCCGCCGCTGACCAGGTACGACACCCGTGCGTCGATCAGGGCGCGGAGGATCGGGGCGCCGCCCGGCGGGACGGTGCCCGCCGCCGCCAGCTCTTCCAGGGTGAAGGCGCGCGGTCGCACGACGCGGAGCGAGAGGCAGGTCGAGCCGACCGCCACCGGTGGCAGCACGGCGTGCATGCGGGTGCCGTCGGGCAGTCGCGCGTCCACCCAGGGCCGGGCGTCGTCGAGCCTGCGTCCGGCGACCGCCGCGAGCCGCTGGGCGAGCCTGCGGACGGCGAGGGCGTCGGGGAAGGAGACGGGCGCCCGCTCGAGTCCGGCTCCCCGGTCCACCCACACCCGGTCGGGTGCCGAGACGAGGACGTCGGTGACGGCGGGATCGGCGAGCAGCGGTTCGAGCGGTCCGGTGCCGATCAGCTCGCACCGCAACTCCTCCGCCGCGCCGAGCACTTCCGCGTCCCCGAGGAGCCGTCCCTGGGCCCGCAGCGCCGCCGCGACGCGCGCCGGGGTGGGCTCGGAGCCGCTGGCCGCGAGCCGCTGCCGCACGGCGTCGAGCAGTCCCGCCCCGCCACCGGCCGACGACACTCCGGTCATGCCGCACCTCCGGGGGCGAGGGCACGCGTCCAGAACGCGTCGCAGAACCGGCCGAGCGGGCCACGGGGCTCGGCGCCCGGCGGCATCCCGGCGTCCTGGTCGGCCACGATGCCCGGGTCGTAGGGGAGTTCACCGACCAGCGGCAGCCGCAGGGCGTCGGCGATCCATCGTTCGTCGAGCCCCGCCGCGTACGGCCCACGGACCACCGCCCGCAGGTCGCGCACCCCCGCGGACAGGGCGGAGGCCACTCGGTGGGCGGCCGCGACGGACCTCAACTCCCCCGGCACGACGAGCAGTCCGAGGTCCAGCTGGGTGACCGCCTCGGCGGCCGCGGCGTCCGCGGCGCGCGGCAGGTCGACCACCACGACCCCGCCCCTGCGGCGGGCGGCGGCGAGCACGGACCGCACGGCCTCGGGCGGCAGCGGGGCCGCCGGTTCCCTGCCCCAGCTGAGCACCCGGACCCCGCGCACCGACGGCAGGGACTCCTCCAGGGCGCCACCGGCCAAGCGACCCTTCGAGGCGGCGAAGTCGGGCCATCGCCTGCCGTCCTCGCGCTCCCCGCCGAGGAGCACGTCGAGCCCTCCGCCGAGCGGGTCGCCGTCGACGAGCAGCGTGCGGTGTCCGGTTCGCGCGGCGGCGAGCGCGAGTCCGCAGGCGAGGGTGGAGGCGCCCGCGCCGCCGCGGCCGCCGACGACCCCGACGGTCAGTGCCTGGCGGCCCACCCCCTCGGCCGCGTCGGCGATGCGGTCGACCAGGACGCCCTCGGCGTCCGGCAGCCGCAGCACGCTCTCGGCGCCGATCTCGACGGCCAGCCGCCAGACCGCCGGGTCGTCCCGGTCGCGCCCGACGAGGACGGTCCCGGGGCGGCGCGCCGCGCCCCGGCAGCGGGCCGCGACGTCGTCGCCGACCAGCACGAGCGGTGGGTCGGTCCAGCTCGCCCGCCGCTCCGGCACCCGGTGGTGCACCTCGGGCTCGACGCCCGCGGCGGCGCACAGCCGGAGGAGGTCGTCGAGGAGCCCGAGGTCCTCGGTGACGATCAGCGGCCCCGTGCGGCGCGGTTCGTCGGGTCCGGCCGCCCCGCTCACGGCCGGACCCGGGACCTTCGCCGAACTCCTCGGCCCCCGGGCGCGATCCGCACCGCTGGGCCCCGCGGCCCGTGCCGTCCCGTCGGCCCCGGTGGTCCTGGATGCCTCCATGGCACACACCCCTCTCGTGATTCCTGTCGTCCGCGAACTTCGCGACAGGAATCACCGTGGGGCCTTGCTGAAAATCCTGGGGATCGTGCCGAAAAACTGTGGATATCCGGAGCCCTGTGAATATCTTCGTCACTCTCCGGGGGACTACCCCGGAACGCAGCCTGCCGGTTACGGTGAGTGACGAATCAAGGGTCCGGCAGCGCGCCGACCGAGGTGCGGCCGAGGGCCGGGAGGAAGGGAGCGGACGATGTCCCACAGCGCCGAAACGGCTCCGGACATGCGACGACCCCCGCCGGGGGGGAGAGCGGGGGTCGTCTCTCCGGCCGACTCGGGGGGGGAGGAGCCGGACCGGGTTAGCACGGTCGCGAACGATCCGTGACTTCCATGGTGTACCCGAGAGCCTTCTCAGGCAAACCCACGCGCCCCAGCGTACGCCGAATGGCGGGCACCTATGCTCAGGCTTGTGGAAAACCACTCCTTGCCGCGCACAGCCGCCTTCTTTGACCTGGACAAGACGGTCATTGCGAAGTCCTCGACGCTGACCTTCAGCAAGTCCTTCTACCGGGGCGGACTGATCAG is from Streptomyces venezuelae ATCC 10712 and encodes:
- a CDS encoding type II secretion system F family protein, producing MIEHAERGALAAAAVIGCAQGVRELVRARRVRGMRRRVRTLLPGPASVRAPAPRSPKGRSGPLGRVGRWVAPLGAAGLGWVLFGAIGGLPAGALVAAWVRRASMRGPSPAGDEDEAVRHLPLAADLLAACASAGAGPGEAAEAVGRSLGGPLGERLTRTAAELRLGGEPGEVWRRFGAIPGAEGLARCMERAGSSGAPAAEAVARHAAALRSARARAAAARARRAQVLISAPVGLCFLPAFLAVGVAPVVIGLATGLLAG
- a CDS encoding TadA family conjugal transfer-associated ATPase, with the translated sequence MTGVSSAGGGAGLLDAVRQRLAASGSEPTPARVAAALRAQGRLLGDAEVLGAAEELRCELIGTGPLEPLLADPAVTDVLVSAPDRVWVDRGAGLERAPVSFPDALAVRRLAQRLAAVAGRRLDDARPWVDARLPDGTRMHAVLPPVAVGSTCLSLRVVRPRAFTLEELAAAGTVPPGGAPILRALIDARVSYLVSGGTGTGKTTLLASLLGLVGERERIVLAEDSAELRPDHPHVVRLEARPANQEGAGLVTLRDLVRQALRMRPDRLVVGEVRGGEAVDLLAALNTGHEGGSGTVHANTAADVPARLEALGTAAGLDRAALHSQLGAGLSVVLHLARDRDGRRRIAEAHVLERDRDGLVRTVPALRWGTAGFTRERGWERLKALIGGGS
- the ssd gene encoding septum site-determining protein Ssd; this translates as MEASRTTGADGTARAAGPSGADRARGPRSSAKVPGPAVSGAAGPDEPRRTGPLIVTEDLGLLDDLLRLCAAAGVEPEVHHRVPERRASWTDPPLVLVGDDVAARCRGAARRPGTVLVGRDRDDPAVWRLAVEIGAESVLRLPDAEGVLVDRIADAAEGVGRQALTVGVVGGRGGAGASTLACGLALAAARTGHRTLLVDGDPLGGGLDVLLGGEREDGRRWPDFAASKGRLAGGALEESLPSVRGVRVLSWGREPAAPLPPEAVRSVLAAARRRGGVVVVDLPRAADAAAAEAVTQLDLGLLVVPGELRSVAAAHRVASALSAGVRDLRAVVRGPYAAGLDERWIADALRLPLVGELPYDPGIVADQDAGMPPGAEPRGPLGRFCDAFWTRALAPGGAA
- a CDS encoding type II secretion system F family protein, whose product is MTERLPHAHAVAQVVWVACAVLALRWAAERQRGAGRARALLTLADAAGAGARGVDSARGVRGVGRARGFGDLRGLLDRRRAGRPAVVAGWWAVLRSRRAWLCLPAAGALALLGASPLPLVAGALAVPLVERRLRAAERRRAREARAERVVSLCGAVVGELRAGWQPAQALSFAARETGALGAEEAAVLAAARFGGDVPEALRKAADQDGADGLAGMAACWQVAVDGGAGLAAGLDRLEAALRDHREQRERLRAELAGAWATVAVLAVLPLAGVALGAALGADPLRVLLHTPAGLGCLVVGGALEAAGLWWAARIVRGGERE